GGCGCGCCGCCAGCGTTCGTCCTGAGCCAGGATCAAACTCTCCATGCAAACCCGCCGGCACAGGTCGCCTCCGGACCACGCGCCCGGTTGCGACCCCTCCTCCGGCGGCCATGAAGCGCTTGTCCGAAATCCCGGCCGCGTCGGCTGCGCTGCTTCCGTTTTCAAGGAACCGTCGCCTTGTTGCCGCGCCCTCTCGCGCGGCGGGGATTCCATTACTTAAAATATCATAACACAACACAAAGATCAAGATGCAATTTTTATCTTTTTCGTCGGTGGTGTGCTTCTTTCACAATGCGACACACATTTATGGTTTTATCACAACCCTTGCATGACTGTCAAGAGGATCCCGGCGCGCGGTTCGGACCTTTCCCGGAAACGTCGCCTCGACCTGCACGAAAAAACGCGAACGGGTCACTCCCGCTCGCGCATCAACGGGAACAAGAGCACGTCGCGAATCGACGGGGAATCGGTAAGCAGCATGACCAACCGGTCGATGCCGATGCCGAGCCCGCCGGTGGGCGGCATGCCATACTCCAACGCCTCGAGAAAGTCCTCGTCCATCATGTGCGCCTCCTCGTTCCCCGCCTCCCGCTCGCGCAGCTGGGCCTCGAAGCGCTCCCGCTGGTCAATCGGGTCGTTCAACTCGGAGAAGGCGTTGGCATGCTCGCGCCCGACGATAAAGAGCTCGAAGCGATCGGTAAAGCGCGGATCGGCGGCGTTCTTCTTCGCCAGGGGGGAGACCTCCACGGGATGGCCATACACAAAGGTGGGCTGGATGAGCTTGTCCTCCACCTTTTGCTCAAAAAACTCGTTGACGATGTGGCCGAACGTCATGTTCGGCCGCACCTCGACGCCGTGGGCTCGGGCCAATTGATGCGCCTCGGCGTCGGTCATCGGGCGGCTGAAGTCAACGCCGACGTGCTCCTTGATCAGGTCAACCATCGACGCGCGCCGCCACGGCGGGGTCAGGTCGACGGTGTGGCCCTGGTAGGTGATCACCGTCGTGCCCAGCACCGCAGTGGCCACGTAGGCGATCATCTCCTCCGTCAGCGCCATCATGTCGTGATAGTCGGCATAGGCCTCGTACAGCTCGAGCATGGTGAACTCGGGGTTGTGCTTCGTCGAAATGCCCTCGTTGCGGTAGACGCGGCCGATCTCGTACACCTTTTCCATCCCGCCGACGATGAGCCGCTTCAGGTGCAGCTCGAGGGCGATGCGCAAGTACAGATCCATGTCCAGGGCGTTGTGATGGGTGATAAACGGACGGGCCGCCGCGCCGCCGGCCACCGTATGCATCGTCGGCGTTTCCACCTCGTAAAACCCGCGGTCGTCGAGGAAGCGCCGAATGGCCTGAATCACCTTCGTGCGGATCTCGAAGGTGCGCTTCACCTCGGGGTTCATGATCAGGTCGAGGTACCGCTTGCGGTAGCGAGTCTCGACGTCTTTCAGCCCGTGGAACTTTTCCGGCAGCGGGCGGAGCGATTTGGTCAAGAGGACGAACTCGCGGGCGCGAACCGTCGTCTCCCCTTTGTTCGTCTTGAACACGGTGCCCTTTACGCCCACGATGTCGCCGATGTCGCACGTCTCAAAGAGGGAGTAGGTCTCGTCCCCCACGTCGTCAAGCCTGACATAGATCTGGATACGTCCGGTGCGATCCTGCACGTGGCCGAAACCGGCCTTGCCGTGGCCGCGCTTGGCCATCAGCCGCCCGGCGATGATCACCTCGGGCTGCCGCTGCTCCAGCTCCTCCTTGGTCAAGCCGCCGTACGCATCGTGAATCGCCTGGGCATGATGCGTCCGCACAAACTTGCCCCCAAACGGATCGATCCCCTTCTGGCGGAGGGCCTCCAGCTTCTCGCGGCGCACGCGCAGGAGTTCGTTGCGTTCGGTGTCCGTCGTCATGCTCGCCCTTCACTCCTCCCGTTACGGAAAACGACGCGAGCCACTCCCCGGCGCCCACACCGGGGGCGGATTGCTCGCGTCTTGCGCCCCC
The sequence above is drawn from the Calditerricola satsumensis genome and encodes:
- the lysS gene encoding lysine--tRNA ligase codes for the protein MTTDTERNELLRVRREKLEALRQKGIDPFGGKFVRTHHAQAIHDAYGGLTKEELEQRQPEVIIAGRLMAKRGHGKAGFGHVQDRTGRIQIYVRLDDVGDETYSLFETCDIGDIVGVKGTVFKTNKGETTVRAREFVLLTKSLRPLPEKFHGLKDVETRYRKRYLDLIMNPEVKRTFEIRTKVIQAIRRFLDDRGFYEVETPTMHTVAGGAAARPFITHHNALDMDLYLRIALELHLKRLIVGGMEKVYEIGRVYRNEGISTKHNPEFTMLELYEAYADYHDMMALTEEMIAYVATAVLGTTVITYQGHTVDLTPPWRRASMVDLIKEHVGVDFSRPMTDAEAHQLARAHGVEVRPNMTFGHIVNEFFEQKVEDKLIQPTFVYGHPVEVSPLAKKNAADPRFTDRFELFIVGREHANAFSELNDPIDQRERFEAQLREREAGNEEAHMMDEDFLEALEYGMPPTGGLGIGIDRLVMLLTDSPSIRDVLLFPLMRERE